The following are encoded together in the Balaenoptera acutorostrata chromosome 9, mBalAcu1.1, whole genome shotgun sequence genome:
- the CXCR5 gene encoding C-X-C chemokine receptor type 5 — MNYPLTLDMDFMNYNLEDLYKELGSYNDSTETHTMENHLCSTVEGPLLTSFKAVFVPVAYGLIFLLGMMGNILVLVILERHRQTRSSTETFLFHLAVADLLLVFILPFAVAEGSVGWVLGSFLCKTVISLHKINFYCSSLLLACIAVDRYLAIVHAVHAYRHRRLLSIHITCATIWLAGVFFALPEILFAKVSQPHYNDSLPRCTFPQENQAETNAWFTSRFLYHIGGFLLPMLVMTWCYVGVVHRLCQAQRRPQRQKAVRVAILVTSVFFLCWSPYHVVIFLDTLTRLKALGSSCEFNGYLSVAITMSEFLGLAHCCLNPMLYTFAGVKFRSDLSRLLTKLGCAGPASLCQFFPSWRKSSLSESENATSLTTF, encoded by the coding sequence TACAAGGAATTAGGCAGCTACAATGACAGTACGGAGACCCACACAATGGAAAATCACCTCTGCTCCACAGTTGAGGGGCCCCTGTTGACCTCCTTCAAGGCCGTGTTCGTGCCCGTGGCCTATGGGCTCATCTTCCTCCTGGGCATGATGGGCAACATCCTGGTGCTGGTGATCCTGGAGCGGCACCGGCAAACGCGCAGCTCAACCGAGACCTTCCTGTTCCACCTGGCGGTGGCCGACCTCCTGCTGGTCTTCATCCTGCCCTTCGCTGTGGCCGAGGGCTCcgtgggctgggtcctgggcagCTTCCTCTGCAAAACCGTGATTTCTCTGCACAAGATCAACTTCTACTGCAGCAGCCTGCTCCTGGCCTGCATCGCCGTGGACCGCTACCTGGCCATCGTCCACGCCGTCCACGCCTACCGCCACCGCCGCCTCCTCTCCATCCACATCACCTGTGCAACCATCTGGCTGGCGGGCGTCTTCTTCGCCTTGCCAGAGATCCTTTTCGCCAAGGTCAGTCAACCCCATTACAACGACTCTCTGCCACGCTGCACCTTCCCCCAAGAGAACCAGGCCGAAACCAATGCCTGGTTCACCTCCCGCTTTCTCTATCACATCGGAGGATTCCTGCTGCCAATGCTGGTGATGACCTGGTGCTATGTCGGGGTGGTGCACAGGCTGTGCCAGGCCCAGCGGCGTCCTCAGCGGCAGAAGGCGGTCAGGGTGGCCATCCTTGTGACAAGTGTCTTCTTTCTCTGCTGGTCACCCTACCACGTCGTTATCTTCCTGGACACCCTGACGAGGCTGAAGGCCCTGGGCAGTAGCTGTGAGTTCAATGGCTATCTCTCCGTGGCCATCACCATGAGTGAGTTCCTGGGCCTGGCCCACTGCTGCCTCAATCCCATGCTCTACACGTTTGCCGGCGTGAAGTTCCGCAGTGACCTGTCGCGGCTTCTGACCAAGCTGGGCTGTGCCGGCCCTGCCTCTCTTTGCCAGTTCTTCCCTAGTTGGCGCAAGAGCAGCCTCTCGGAGTCAGAGAATGCCACCTCCCTCACCACCTTCTAG